Part of the Phycisphaerales bacterium genome, GGCTGCCGCCATCGTCGGCGACCTCGCGGTAGTCCAGCGAGATCAGCTCGCCGTCGGCGTTGGTCTCCCACACGCCGCGGATGCTGCTGTTCCACTGCTCATCGAGGATCGTGCCGAAGCCCTGGACGTTGGAGTCATAGCCGCTGGTTGTCCGCGTGAGGTCACCGAAGTAATCGATGTTCATGACGCCACCGCAGACGGCGGCCTGGCCGACCGCGCTCCACGTCTGGGGGTTGAACTGGCCCGTGATGTTGAGCGATCCACCAGCGCAGGTTTCCCATGCCGAGTCCGGATCGGTAGTCTGCATGTGCAGGCCGTGGAGCATGCTCTCGATCATCATCTGAACGTTGGCGTGCTCTCGCACGCGGAGTTCCTGATCTTGAGCGCTGGCGACCGAGCCAGCAAGGAGCGAGAGACCGACGAACGACTGCAAAGCGATAGCACGAGTCCGCATGAGACACCTCCACAAAACTTGACTGAGAGTCTGGTCCGAATCGGCCGGCCGCGGGCTGAGTGCACCGCTGACGTTCCGGCTCGATGTTCAACCACCTTGCAAGCGATTGGCGTGCGGGATACTCACGAGGACGTTCAACAAATCTTTGCAAAACGCCTGGGCTCGTACGTAGAAACTCCTAGCCTTGACGATGCCCAACGCAAAGCATCTCGCGACGCCCATGACCTATCGATGCACCCTGCTGCGCGCCGGACGGCTGTTGCTCGACGCCGGCGGCATGTTCGGCCTCATCCCTCGCGTGGTGTGGGAGACGATGGTCGACCCCGACGAACGGCACCGCGTCGAGCTGCACCACAACTGCCTGTGGCTGGTGGGCACGAAGGACGATCCGGAACTCGGGCGGCCCCGACAGGTCATCATCGAAGCGGGCACGGGCGACAAGCTCGATCCCAAGATGGCCGGCATCTTCGGGCTCGACGGGCGCACGGTCGAGACGGCGCTCACCGAGGCCGGCGGCGACCCGGCGAAGATCGACGACGTCGTCATCAGCCACCTGCACTTCGACCACGCCGGCGGGCTCACGCGCCGGCTGCGACCCGGCGAGACGGCCGACTGGACCGCCGGCCCGAAGCAGGCCAGCGGCGACGCGAGCGAGGTGAAGCTGACGTTCCCCAACGCCACCGTCCACGTCCAGGAAAAGGAGTGGCACACCGCGCTCGCCGGCGACTCGGTGATGACCAGGACCTACTACGCCGACCACCTCGCCCCGATCGAGGACAGGCTCAGTCTGCACGACTCGCCGCGTCCCTTCGAGCCCGGCCGCGTGCCGCACAAGGACGAGCACCCCGCCTTGCCCTGGGAGCGGCGGACCACGACCATCCTGCCGGGCATCAAGGTGTTCCTCACGCCCGGGCACACGTGGGGGCAGCAGGCGACGTGGTTTACCGACGAGCAGGACCGGGCGGTCGTGTTTGTGCCCGACGTCATGCCCACGGCCTGGCACGCGGGCAAGGCCTACAGCCTGGCGTACGACGTCGAGCCCTATACGAGCATGGTCAGCAAGGGCTGGCTGCTGCGAGAGGCGAGCGAGCGCGGGTGGACCCTGATGCTCGACCACGAGCCGGGCGATCCGTGGCGTCGCGTCGAGCCCAACGGCAAGGGCTGGTTCGCCCTGAAACCGGCCGAAGGACGGTGATCGGCCCGCTCAGGGTGCGAGGGTCTACCATCGGGCGATGACCCCCGCGGTGAACGACACCACGGCTTCCAAACCCCTACCGCAGGCCGAGATCGAGGCCTCCGAGGACGGCCGCGCTCCGAGCGAGCGGCCCGCCGACCCCAAGGCCGACCCAAAGCGAGAAGGCCAGCCCGCCGACGCTCCGCGTTCGCACGCCCACGCCAAGCGCAAGCGGAAGCGGACGCTCTGGGAGCGGGCCGAGGCGTTCGTCAGCCGGCTGAGCACGCGGAACCACTTCTGGCACCGGGTGTGCTCGCTCATATGGCTGCCGTATGCCTTCCACAGCGGCATCAAGATGAAGATGGTCGACGCGACGACCTTCCAGGCGGTGCTGCCCTTCCGGCGGTTCAATCGCAACTGGTACAACGCCATGGCGGGTGCTGCGCTGCTCGGCAACGCCGAGATCGCCGGCGGGTCGTACATCTTCAAGGTCTGCGGGGCCGACTACACGGTGGTGTGCAAGAAGCTCGAGTACAAGTTCCTTCGGCCGTGCCTGGGCCCGGCGGTCTACCGCATCGAGCCCGAAGAAGACATCGAGGCCCTTGTCGCCAGCGGCAAGGAATTCAACCTGACGATCACCATGAACGTGGTGCAGCAGATCCGCCGGCCAAGCGACCGCGAGAAGCGCGTCGGGCTGGCAACGGCGACCTTCCACGTGACGCCCAAGGCCCACCAGCGCAGCCGCGGCCGGCTCAAGTAGACGCCCATGGCCGGGCCCCGCGCTCCATCCGCCCCAACTCGAACGTCGCCGCTGGCCGCCCTGGGCTGGGGCTTCTACCTGGCCGTGTCATGGACGTGGGTCATCGGCATGATCCTGCCAGCGCTCATGCTTCGTGACTTCGGCTGGTGGGGTCTGCTCGTATTCCTCGCGCCGAACGCCATCGGCGCGGCGCTCATGGGCACGATGCTGCGGAACGCCGAAGCAGCGCAACGGCTCCGACTGAAGCACGACGCGGCGGTACGCCGGTTCTCGATGGTGACCATCGCGTTCCACCTGTACGTGCTCGGCGCCATCGCCCTCGCGATGGACGGCTTCCCGACGATCGCCGGACAACCGGGCGTGCTCGTCATCGCGGCGGTGTTCGCGCTCGCGCTTCTGGCCGTGCGGCGGTGGCTCGTGGCCGCCACGCTCGTGTGGCTGGCGAGCGTCGGGCTTGCAGTCGCATACCTCGCACTTGGAGAATCGACAACGCTCGATGTCCGAGCATTCGCGCAACCAGGGTCGCTCGACCTGCTGATGCTCGCTCCCGTCGTCGTCTTCGGCTTCGCGTTGTGCCCGTACCTCGACGCGACGTTCTTGCGTGCCAGGGCCGCGACCAGCCCGGCAGCCGGGCGCGCGGCCTTCGCGTTCGGATTCCTCGGGCCGTTCGTGGTCATGATTGCCTTCACCGTGCTCTACGCCCGAGCGATCGTCTCGGGCGACGGCGTGGGATGGACGCTCGTGCTCGCGCACCTTGCCCTGCAGGGCGGCTTCACGCTGGCCGTTCACCTGCGAGAGTCGAAGCTCAGGATGACCGAGCGCGGCCTGACGCTGGGCCTCACGATCGCGGCGCTCGCGGCCGTATGGATGTTGCCGGCCGGCCCCATCGCCTGGGCCGACGGCATGCTCGCGTGGGAGGTCGTGTACCGACTGTTCATGTCTGCGTACGGCCTCTTCTTCCCGGTGTACGTGCTGTACGCCGTCGTTCCGGATGCCCTGAAGATGGGACCGCTGCCGCGCGCGGGACGTGCGATCATCGCGATCGCCATCGCCGCGGTGCTGCCGATGTATTCGCTCGGGTTCATTGCCCGGCAGGAACAGTGGCTGCCGCTGGCGTTCGGCCTGGTGCTCGGCGCCGCGTTCGTGACGTTCGCGATGCGTCGCCGCGCCGCGGAGCCGAGCGATGGCTGAGGCGCGATTCCTGGCCGCGGCGGACCTGCACCTGGGCCGGACCATCGCCAGCCTGCCGGACGCGCTGCGCGACCGAGCCCGAGAACTCGGCCCGTTCGGCGCCCTCGAGCGCATGGTTGACCTCGCACGCCGCGAGCGCGTCGACGCCGTGCTGCTGGCCGGCGACGTGGTGGACGACGACGGCGCGTACTTCGAGGTGTTCGCCGCGCTGCAAGACGCCGTGGCGAA contains:
- a CDS encoding MBL fold metallo-hydrolase codes for the protein MPNAKHLATPMTYRCTLLRAGRLLLDAGGMFGLIPRVVWETMVDPDERHRVELHHNCLWLVGTKDDPELGRPRQVIIEAGTGDKLDPKMAGIFGLDGRTVETALTEAGGDPAKIDDVVISHLHFDHAGGLTRRLRPGETADWTAGPKQASGDASEVKLTFPNATVHVQEKEWHTALAGDSVMTRTYYADHLAPIEDRLSLHDSPRPFEPGRVPHKDEHPALPWERRTTTILPGIKVFLTPGHTWGQQATWFTDEQDRAVVFVPDVMPTAWHAGKAYSLAYDVEPYTSMVSKGWLLREASERGWTLMLDHEPGDPWRRVEPNGKGWFALKPAEGR